The Labrus mixtus chromosome 21, fLabMix1.1, whole genome shotgun sequence nucleotide sequence TAAGCACTGCCTGTTTGTTTCTCCAGCAGTGTCTCTACCATCTTTGGTAAGAAAGCTTCCAGGAAGTGAAAGAAGTCCTGAAAAACTCCCGTCTTGTCACTTGTAGGCTCAAACTTAAGCACAACCTTTGTGCTTTCTGTCCCGCCCACCACCTGTGGCTGAATCTTGAACTCCAGGGCCTCCTTGAGCTCTGGCTCTTTTTCAATGATGTGAGCTGTGACCTGTGACTCCACCTGCACGCAGCTGCCCTCTGGCCTCGTCTCTGTGTCCTTGTTCAGCTCCCATCTCACCTTCCTCCTGCCGAGCCACACTATGTGCTTCAACACACAGGTCCAGGGGGGGAGCTCAGGCCTGCCTCTCTTTGCCAGTCGTGGTTTTTTGCCTTGAGGTGACACAGAAGGGTCACTGTCAGAGGACAGCGACCTCTTGACACCGGCCATAGACGTACTCACAGATGACTCTGTGCTGTCACAGCTGTTTATCGATGTGTTCAGGGAGGCTGTGGAAGTTTCCATTTCctcagcagcaccaacaacagcTGAATCCTCGCCAAGCACGGAGTCTGTGCGAGTGAGGTGACATTTGAGAACAGTTTGAAAGACTTCCTCCACCGCAGAGCAAACCTTCTGAAACCACAGCAGCCGGAACCCGTCTCCTGCCATATGCAGCTGACTGCGAAGCtcttcagagagagacactgaatTGAAGGGGATGCTGATGGTGGGCTGATGCGTCTTGGAATGAGGGACATTCCCATGGGGGGTGAATAAACGCACCAGACCCCAGGGCTTGCCCTTGGTGGATTTGTGCTGGTACTGAAGGCAGTGGCAGTACTTGTCTGCCTCCTGGCATTCCCTCTGGAAGTTGCGCTGGGAGCGTTGATTCAGGTTTCCAGCCACGTTGTGGGTGAGTTCAAAGGGGTCTAAGAGATTTAGGGGTCCCAGTTTAGGACTGTGATGTTGAGTCTTGGGGGGTTGTTCCTCTTGCAtcgcctcctcctctttattctGGCTGAGGAAATCTGTGATTGGGAGTGCACGCCCCTCCCTGACAGATATGATGCTACTGGCAAAATCAAACTTAGCATAGAAGGAGAAGAAACCAGCCAGCAGAGAGCctggataaaaaacaacaacacatgaagATTAAGAGTGGGAAATAAGGTCTGTAGAGGTTTGTGTTGTATAACAGTTTAGATGAAGTCATATTTAGAAGCTAGGGTTAAACATGTCACAGGAAATCACTGTGAGGTCACTTACAGAGGTCCTGTGTATTCTTGCTGGGGGGCACAGCAATAGGCTGACTAGGGAAGGTGCAGTTCCATCCCTCAATCATacactcttcctcctcacctGCAGAGAGGTAACACGTAATGCTTAATTAAGCTTAGACTAAGGGCACTAAGCATTGCAAAAAAGCTAAGTCAAAAAATCGTACATTTCAGTTTACATGCTACATTATAGTctctattgaaaaaaaaaaaacactcaataaaTTAATAGTATTTATAAAATTGCTGCAACAGTTCTAACTTGCCGTTTGCATCATAAGCCCCATCTAAATGATCTTCAGTGATTAATTAATTCGAACctctcaaaataaacaaacactttttcaaaAGGTGAAATATTTCCAACTCTGAAACAGAGATGTGATACTACACACTGTGagagggtgtgtgagtgtgggagCACGTACAGGCCATGTCTTTGAGCTGGTCCACAGTGGGGA carries:
- the tut1 gene encoding speckle targeted PIP5K1A-regulated poly(A) polymerase: METDRDIKCKPRGFHCTLCNVHIPNMPSLDQHLKGKRHKMISSARSTRKTQGECSVYVSGIKPEISQTDIAEYFEQFGPLSDIVMDKDNGFFAIVQFSEANSVEATLSCVEHQLKGLKLRVKPREKKDFKLTPDKKTNDPQHIFDRLKPNLCQQASVDAQMQHVVQQFQLGENEKKARGLVVQLLQEVFIEFFPDSQILPFGSSVNTFGIHNCDLDLLLDIENTKVFQARAKSTTEQAGEGMSDDGHSEDSILSDIDLSSASAAEVLDLVAAILKRCVPSVYKVHVVGSARLPVVKFHHRKLNLQGDISVNNRLAVRNTRFLQLCTGTEDRLRPLMYTIRYWAKQKWLAGNPGGAGPRLNNYALTLLVIFYLQNCEPAVLPTVDQLKDMACEEEECMIEGWNCTFPSQPIAVPPSKNTQDLCSLLAGFFSFYAKFDFASSIISVREGRALPITDFLSQNKEEEAMQEEQPPKTQHHSPKLGPLNLLDPFELTHNVAGNLNQRSQRNFQRECQEADKYCHCLQYQHKSTKGKPWGLVRLFTPHGNVPHSKTHQPTISIPFNSVSLSEELRSQLHMAGDGFRLLWFQKVCSAVEEVFQTVLKCHLTRTDSVLGEDSAVVGAAEEMETSTASLNTSINSCDSTESSVSTSMAGVKRSLSSDSDPSVSPQGKKPRLAKRGRPELPPWTCVLKHIVWLGRRKVRWELNKDTETRPEGSCVQVESQVTAHIIEKEPELKEALEFKIQPQVVGGTESTKVVLKFEPTSDKTGVFQDFFHFLEAFLPKMVETLLEKQTGSA